The Arcobacter roscoffensis genome segment TACTTAAAGTTAAAGCTTCCTCTTTTGAATATCCTAAAAACTTTGCAAAAGAATCTGAACACATTACTAGCTTTCCATTTTTATCTAGTATATGTACTCCATCTGTGGCATTGTATAATAAGGACTCAAACTTGATTTTTTCATTTTTGATAATATAGCTTTTAAAAGTATGTAAAATTCCTAAAAGAACTAAAATAGCTATTATGAAAAGAAGTTCTTTGTTGTAACTATTTTTAATCTCATACTCTTTTATCTCATATTTTTTAATTATAGAATTAATAGTTTCTTTACCAATTTTATTTAAACTTTTATTTAAAATCTCTGTTAAAATTGGATCAAAATTATTGTTAACCCCAATTGTAGCTTTTACTATAATATTTGGAATTGAACCATTTATCTTAAACTTATCAAAACCATAATCTTTTATAATATACTCTACAGTAAGACTGTTTTCAATAAAATGAGCTTTTGTATTCTCTTCAATATTAGACATTATTTTAGAAAGATTTGATTCAAGTATAAGATTTAATTTTGGATGTTGCTTTTTTAATGCAAGATAATAATTCTTATCTCTTATAAAAAAAATATCAGTTTTCATATCTTCAATATTTTTTACAAACACAGATTTTATGCTACTTAAAATCTTAAAAGAGTTTTTATAAATTGTTTGTGTTGAATACATATTATCAAAATTGTGTAAATCTTTTTTTATAAAAGTTACTAAATCACATTGATTAGTTTTTATTTTATCTTGAAAATCTTTTTGTGATGAGATGGATAAAATATCAAATTTAATATTATTGCTTGAACTTATCTTATTTAATATATCTGCTGAAATCCCTAATAGTTTTTTATTTGTTTCTAAAGAGATAGGATAATAGTTATATTTACTACACACGCTAAAGGTATTTTGTTTTTCTAAAAACTTCTTTTCCTTATAAGATAATTTAGTGATATTTTTAGGAATGTATTTATGTTCATGAAGCATATGCCATTTATGAAAAAGTTTTTCTTTTTCTTTTGGGTGCACACCTTGTATAGCTTTGTCTAAAATAGAAGAAAGGATATTATTTTGTTTATTAGTTGCTATAAAAACTTTATTGATTAATTCTGTATCAAGTAAGGCATTAATTGAGAAGTTTTCATCTAAAAGTATTTTTTCTGCAATATATGTAAGTACTGAATAATCTTCTGTTATTGCATCAACTTTATCATTTATCATAGCTTCTATTAATTTGTATATACTAGTATATCTTACAACTTTTATATTTGGATATTTATCTTTCAGTACACTATTAATATAATAACCTTCCATAGTACCTACAGTTTTGTTTTTAAGCTCTTTAAAGTTTGAATAGTTTTTTTTACTTAAAATTGCTGTTTTAATAGTAAAAATTGAATTTTTATTAAAGTTGAATCTTTTTTCTCTTTCTTTTGATTTAATCATATTTGAAACAATATCAATTTCATTGTTTTCTAAAGCATCTAAATGTTCATTCCAAGTTTTGTTTTTTATAAACTCAAACTTTACTGGAAGTTGTTTTTCAAGTAGCTTCATATAATCATTTACAAAACCCATTTCTTTATTATTTTCTGTAAAATTGTATGGTTCCCAATCCATCTCAGTATGAAGTTTTAGAGTTTTTTTATTTAAAAGATACTCTTTTTCTTCTTCTGTAAGATTAAAAGAATAGAGTACATTGACCAATAATAGTAGTATGATTGTAATTTTCATAGTAAATCTTTCATGAGTTTAATTATCTGAAATTTAAATATTAGATATATTTAAACTAGGGTTTTATTAAAATTATTTTAACAGTTTATTCATTAAAGTATCATATAACTAAAAATATAACATTTAAAAATTAAGATAGTTTAAAAATTTAGATATAATACTTTAAAATTTAAAGAACGGAATTACCAAAATGAATGAAAAAATAGAAGTTGGAAAAACTAATACTCTAAGAGTTAATAGAGTTACAGAATTTGGGCTATTTTTAATAGCTAAAAATGATGAGGAAGTATTACTTCCAAACGCTTATATAGACAAATCAATGGAAGTTGATACTTTTGTAGATGTATTTATATACACAGATAGCGAAGATAGAATAGTTGCTACTACACTTAAGCCTTATGTATATTTAAATGAATTTGCCTCACTTGAAGTAGTTGATACTGCTAGATTCGGAGCATTTGTTGATATTGGTTTATCAAAAGATATATTAGTTCCTAAAAATAAGCAAAGAAGTTCATACACAGTAGGTGGCTACAAAGTACTTCAACTTGAACTTGATGAAAGAACAAATAGACTTATTGCAAATGAGAAGTTTACATTAGAAAAAAATGAAGAGAAATTTGAACAAAATGATGAGGTAGATATTTTACTTTATTCAAAAACACCTTTAGGTTTTAAAGTTATTGTAAACAATAAAACAGAAGGAATGATTTTTCATAATGAAATCTTTGAAAATATAAAAGTAGGGGATAGAAAAAAAGCTTATATTAAAAATGTAAGAACTGATGGAAAGTTAGATATATCTTTACAAAAGATTGGTAAAAAAATATCTGATGATAAAGTAATAGAACTACTTAAAGAGAATGGTGGTTTTATGAAATATACATATAAAAGTGATGCCGAAGATATAAAAGATACTTTTGGTTTAAGTAAAAAAGCTTTTAAAGCAACACTTACAAAACTTATAAATGATAGTAAAATAACACTAGAAGATGAGGGAATTAGACTCAAATAGTAACATTTGTAAATTGACACCCCTTAATTAAGACAAAATTTATCCTGTTTTATTATAATGGTGGCAATTAATTAAAACAAAGGACAAATATGGCAACGACTAAATTAAAAGGTAATGTTGTAAACTTAACTGGAAATGAAGTAAATGTTGGTGATAAAGCACCAGTTGTAAATGTAGTAGCAAAAGACTTATCAAATGTACAAGTTGGTGGAGAGTCTGGAAAAACTCAAATTGTAGTTGTAGTTCCATCATTAGACACTCCTGTATGTGCTGCTGAAACTAGAAAATTCAACGAAGAAGCTGCAAGTATTGAAAATGCAGAAGTAGTTGTAGTTTCTATGGACTTACCATTTGCAATGGGAAGATTTTGTACAACTGAAGGAATTGAAAATGTAACTGTTGGTTCTGACTTCAGAGCTAAAGAGTTCGCTAATGCTTATGGTGTATTAATTGCTGATGGTGCTTTAGCAGGTGTTACTTGTAGAGCTGTATTTATCATCAATGCTGCAGGTGAAGTAACTTTCAAAGAGATTTGTCCAGAAATTACAGAAGAACCAAACTACGCAGAGATTTTAGAAGCTGCAAAAAACGCTTAATAATCAAAACTTATTAGTTTACTAAACATATCCTTTACACTAAAAGATTAAACTTCTTTTATAAAATGTGTAAAGGATATTTATGAAAATAATCAAAAAGCCATCTTGGCAACTAAATGAAAATGAAGTAACTCCCAAAGAATTATTTGACAAAAGAAGAAACTTTTTAAAACTTGGTGCTGCAAGTTTAGTAGCTAGTGGAGCTATTTTAGAGACTTTAGCAAAAGATAACATTCCTATAAAAAATTTAGATTTTATAAAAGA includes the following:
- a CDS encoding diguanylate cyclase, which encodes MKITIILLLLVNVLYSFNLTEEEKEYLLNKKTLKLHTEMDWEPYNFTENNKEMGFVNDYMKLLEKQLPVKFEFIKNKTWNEHLDALENNEIDIVSNMIKSKEREKRFNFNKNSIFTIKTAILSKKNYSNFKELKNKTVGTMEGYYINSVLKDKYPNIKVVRYTSIYKLIEAMINDKVDAITEDYSVLTYIAEKILLDENFSINALLDTELINKVFIATNKQNNILSSILDKAIQGVHPKEKEKLFHKWHMLHEHKYIPKNITKLSYKEKKFLEKQNTFSVCSKYNYYPISLETNKKLLGISADILNKISSSNNIKFDILSISSQKDFQDKIKTNQCDLVTFIKKDLHNFDNMYSTQTIYKNSFKILSSIKSVFVKNIEDMKTDIFFIRDKNYYLALKKQHPKLNLILESNLSKIMSNIEENTKAHFIENSLTVEYIIKDYGFDKFKINGSIPNIIVKATIGVNNNFDPILTEILNKSLNKIGKETINSIIKKYEIKEYEIKNSYNKELLFIIAILVLLGILHTFKSYIIKNEKIKFESLLYNATDGVHILDKNGKLVMCSDSFAKFLGYSKEEALTLSKKDWEINAVSLSEEQINNIIKKNEFIETIYRKKDGTNIDVQVYVKFIYLNKTKYLYASLRDITKEKKAQEKLEKSHKNLEKFVDTQDNIVFLIHKKTITFANKQFLEFVNCKSLEQFKEIHKCISEYFIENDRFFHLGKVPKNKSWIETLKDIPDNKRVISMVGKDFNPKAFSITVNDFDEDTLIVSFTDISHTVIDSIVLENKVIHDKLTNAYNREFFDQNYQNIINKYNKDNSKFALALLDIDHFKIVNDTFGHDVGDDVLIKFVKTIHKYSRKDDILIRWGGEEFILLLKVDSKDDLENALEHLRASIQKQRFEKVGEKTCSIGATIYNENEEIENTIKRADENVYKAKNAGRNKVVIS
- a CDS encoding CvfB family protein is translated as MNEKIEVGKTNTLRVNRVTEFGLFLIAKNDEEVLLPNAYIDKSMEVDTFVDVFIYTDSEDRIVATTLKPYVYLNEFASLEVVDTARFGAFVDIGLSKDILVPKNKQRSSYTVGGYKVLQLELDERTNRLIANEKFTLEKNEEKFEQNDEVDILLYSKTPLGFKVIVNNKTEGMIFHNEIFENIKVGDRKKAYIKNVRTDGKLDISLQKIGKKISDDKVIELLKENGGFMKYTYKSDAEDIKDTFGLSKKAFKATLTKLINDSKITLEDEGIRLK
- the prx-suh gene encoding thiol peroxidase Prx-SUH, with translation MATTKLKGNVVNLTGNEVNVGDKAPVVNVVAKDLSNVQVGGESGKTQIVVVVPSLDTPVCAAETRKFNEEAASIENAEVVVVSMDLPFAMGRFCTTEGIENVTVGSDFRAKEFANAYGVLIADGALAGVTCRAVFIINAAGEVTFKEICPEITEEPNYAEILEAAKNA